A stretch of Vespula vulgaris chromosome 5, iyVesVulg1.1, whole genome shotgun sequence DNA encodes these proteins:
- the LOC127063988 gene encoding KICSTOR subunit 2-like, producing the protein MDHEEEFLNNFFTQVTQLCSDKAKELVEKERESCRQTQMGPWGMLLMTLPQIAFTERSYADLGFLHTKNKGFLRKDNSLKTVYESLKSDLRRLEEMTRGTNAIGAIVAEVSSQLYQFIVARIQLIDFYEKMHSMSINNKVMKYQELLQSINTIVQTHSLSCSHLALTAIKTTLTLECEILVQLTEAHIEIQHWRFLPTLMALFGAQTRMSAWERTLQSKESWKLGFGATFLKANQQPALYQWLVKLKNAILAKCSLYFHTTLSQQATPGEMRSIMSKQSVDYYHKIQSFQRKHDVVAVLIVFDSRGMKDSGPGYRHSGRKSEVSEDFTVVVSCPYAFTQKPLIHWDNIQNKIRERYAELLTMDKIIYAKSLRDLCTYALYNVDPKMTLVTIYETEKQKDKERHVSTFMSDMCTQIKCNKIYESLKLAK; encoded by the exons atggatCATGAAGAggaatttctaaataatttttttactcaAGTAACACAGTTATGCTCAGATAAAGCAAAAGAACTTGTT gagaaagaacgagaatcATGCAGACAAACACAAATGGGTCCATGGGGAATGTTGTTGATGACATTACCACAAATAGCATTTACAGAGCGCTCTTATGCAGATCTTGGTTTTCTTCACACTAAAAACAAAGGCTTCCTGAGgaaagat AATTCCTTAAAAACTGTCTATGAATCATTAAAATCAGATCTTCGAAGGTTAGAAGAAATGACAAGAGGAACAAATGCCATCGGTGCTATAGTTGCAGAGGTTTCTAGTCAACTTTATCAATTCATTGTTGCAAGGATCCAGTTAATAGATTT CTACGAAAAAATGCACAGTATGAGCATTAACAACAAAGTAATGAAATATCAAGAATTATTACAATCTATTAATACAATAGTACAAACACATTCTTTGTCTTGTTCTCATTTGGCACTAACGGCTATAAAAACAACTTTGAC tttGGAATGTGAAATATTGGTTCAACTAACAGAAGCGCATATAGAAATACAACACTGGAGATTTTTACCTACTCTTATGGCACTTTTTGGAGCACAGACACGAATGTCAGCATGGGAAAGAACTTTACAAAGCAAAGAG TCATGGAAATTGGGCTTTGGCGCTACATTTCTTAAAGCTAATCAACAGCCAGCATTGTATCAGTGgttagtaaaattaaaaaatgccATATTAGCAAAatgttctttatattttcatacaaCACTGAGCCAACAAGCTACTCCAGGAGAAATGAGAAGTATAATGAGTAAACAAAGTGTGGATTATTATCACAA AATTCAAAGTTTTCAACGTAAACACGATGTAGTAGCTGTTTTAATAGTATTTGATTCTAGAGGAATGAAAGATTCAGGACCAGGTTATAGGCATTCCGGTAGGAAATCTGAAGTATCCGAAGACTTCACAGTTGTTGTTAGTTGTCcatat gCATTTACTCAAAAACCATTAATCCATTGGGATAATATACAAAACAAGATAAGAGAACGTTATGCAGAACTTCTTACTatggataaaataatttatgctAAGAGTTTAAGG gatttatgtacatatgcacTGTATAATGTGGATCCCAAAATGACTTTAGTGACTATATATGAGACTGAGAAACAGAAGGACAAAGAAAGGCATGTCTCTACATTTATGTCCGATATGTGTACACAAATCAAATGCAACAAAATTTATGAATCTTTGAAATTggcgaaataa